AATTTCTGCGATTAAATTGggaatttgtaaataatacataagtagttagtttttgtttaaaagccaaaaatatataacatttaaagAGCCCCATTCTTTACGTTTTGTCAACAAAATAttcttagtttaaaaaatttctcaTCATATCGCAGAGATATTAGCACTGAAAGACGCTTTTGATTATAAATGAAGGAAAAGGTAGTTTAAAGATCCCTGAAAATAAAGAGTCATTGTTccctaaataaaaaacaaagatttTCTACTCAATggataatattattaatggAAATTTGTGTGATTGGATAGGGAAATTTGGAATATTccataattaaaatgatttacatAATTTGTAACACAACAAACTACCCATTGAAGACTTTGTTTGGCGTTTGCTGAATAATCTAGTAATTGACAGTTAACTTtgttgtataaaatataaaaatgtaaatatactGGTAGttttacagaaaaaaatacgaatcttttaaaaagtaattttcacTTGTTTATCTctcctaattttttttttatttttaaaaatgttgttaaccAGTTTTAACACATTAAACGTCGATTTTAAGAGCTCAGTTTCCTCTGTGTGACTTAAGTCTTTTCAGCAACCAGTTCGCAATTGTATTGACGAAAATTTAGATCTTTAGTATCATATAGACGAagtaatagatttttttttagtgtataCACATGTGTAACTGCTCCAACAGGTATCTGTATGGCAATCAGTATTCAAACTATCTCTGCTTGTGTACACATCTATGTGAGCCCTAAATCCTTTTGTTGTCTTTCAGTTCTTGCAAATCCCTTCATTCTAATGCTGTTGGGCTTAGCTAAAGTGtatttgtgttgtgttttttgtttgcgtCTTTGGCAGAAGGGTAGGAAAAAGTTTTTGCGGATTTTGGTTATTGAAAATGCGTATCTTTGACTTTAAGaatcgttttaattttaagggaAAGCTGTTTCATAAGATACACAGTCGtaattgtcaaaaaaaaatttaattttccttaaataaaaaaaattctatctataaatatttattttgcttaacATATATAACAcgttcttttaaatataaagagGAATCCGCAACCATTTTTCTTGCGCTTAAGCTTTTTCTGCTTCATCTTGTATTATCCGCTCCTTTTATTTGGCCAGGCTTAGCCGCCTCTTTTGGCACTACAAGATTAGATTGAAATTGCTTTTGTGCCTTGAAAGGATTTTATTAGGCCAAGCTAATATCGTTTCTTTATTGCGCACGTTGCCAAGGTTAACAGCTGCGCGCTACCAGCAAACCAGGGgcataataaatgtttatttatgtatagAAAGAACTCAGTTTTATTCGCTTATTTTGAATAATGCGTATACGCCACGTGCTCAAAAAAACGTTAGCCCTAAACGGACAGGAACACTTGAAAATTGTGTAAATTATAGTAATCTGTTAGTGGCAATAcatatgttaaatatttggtttttattttatttattatgacaAGTTGTCAATAATCAGGACGGTGTAAAAAGTcacgttttatttataaaacaaggTTTGAAATTACGATTAAACGTTGCAAATCTGTAGTTTTTCCGACGAACTGTGGCTTGCGAAGGGTGCTGGTTTGGCTTATTATCTATAATGAGTGCCGACCGGTTGTGAAAGCTCCAGTCTTGCCCAGCCAGTCTAACACTAAAGCCATGCGTTGCCTAGCTCTGATCGCACTCTGTCTGTTCGCTCTTTTGGCCCTGACCGCGGCCCAGGAGCCCAAGGCCTTTTGCCCATGTCCTCGCAACTATGATCCTGTCTGCGGATCGGACTCCGTTACCTACAGCAACCTGTGCGACTTGAACTGCGCAGCGAAAAACCAAGGACGTGAAATTACGGTCGCTAAGAGTGGAAAGTGCTAGTAAGCGGAATATGGAAATCAAACTGGTTGTAACCGATACACATGTACAATGAAAAGTGAGAAATAAATACTTGGCGATTgtgaaaaaatgtgtaaatacATTATAATATTCTAGCTAGGGCTCAGCTTTTAGTGTACTTATATAAAACTTGGAAAACATTTATGCATCTACAAATAAGGTTCTAAAAGGGaattttaactatttcttTTCCATTCCTAAGCCTCTGCAAAACTTCaaacttgtttatttactttagatttttttcaagtggtaaaataatactttaactaaaatgaaaaatagATTACTTTCCTTGTGGAACTCGATTTCTATGTATATTCTTTTGATGTTTCTGTTATTGACCCAATTGTTTAACGACTTTTCTTGTTGGCTTGGATTctatttaaacaaatgttgCCATAGATTTAGCAAAGCAAATAAggcaacaataataataaaaagtcaAACCAGGGCTGCGTACATAAATTGGGGTCGCCTGGTTCTGTAATTGAAAGTAACCACagtaaaaatatacattttttaataaacaaaactattttttattttttttttgtcaggcTAAGAAACTTACCATGAAAAAGGTTAAATATTGTCAACAATGCACCATGACTCATAATTCATTAAGGTTATAAACATTTgtgaacttaaaataaaaatatataaatatatttattttcaatgcaAGTTTATAGTTTGCTTAGTGCcttcaatattaaaatcgtatttaCCGAGTAATAAAAAAGCCTTACAGCTCTTTAAAACATTGTTTACCTTACTCAAAACACTGTAAAAGAAACTATGTTAAAAACTGTAACACAACTTTAAGGTATGActcataaattataaatttccaATGCGTGCATGGCATTCTTGGGTATCTTGAACCACCAACCACCTAAACCAACCACTCGATACTATCAGATTCGCAAATCGCTGCAAAAATAGTTATAAGTTTTTCCCAGTGCTGCGCCATATACGATTCGTATTTGCGATAAGGTGTTGAAACGCTATCAATTGCAATGCCAAATGCTCTGGCTGATAAGctgatttatttctttatattcCACATTGATGATTAATACAAGgcacatattttatttgatttaatatatttctgGATGTTTCTTTGGTTTGTTGCAATCGGGAATTTTGGACTAGCAGTTTCCGGATCTAAGTATGCCCATGCTGCGTCCCTGGCGTTCGACTTTTCGGCGCTTGCAATCGAATTCGCAGCGATTGGGATATGTGTTTAGGTCGCTGCCACAAACGGGATCGAAGTTCCTGGGGCAGGGACAGAATTCCTTTTCCGCGACATCATCATCACTGCGAATTGGCGACACGGCGAGGGCCAGGAACAGGCACAGGGCCAGAAGAATGCTCAGGAATTTCATGCTGACGAGGTTAATCCACTTGCTAGACTGATTCGACACTGCTGCTCGACTTCTTTTCCAGACAATGGAGCTTTGGCTTCGATTTGCTCGCTTATCTTATCAGTTATCGGGGTGCTTTGGAGTTGTGAGTAGAGAAGTTTTTATAGTGTGATGACTGGTAGTATGCCGTAGAAATGCGAGCTCAATTAGCCGAGCCTAGTTCCAAGAATTAACCTTGCTAGATATATGCattgcaaattatttgaataatttatggGCCTTAGCCACTGTCAATTCAATTACTTACTTAGCTTATCGCGGAACCAAACACGCAGTTGTTTATagttaagtaaaaaaaaaagctccgcgaaaagctataatttacTCACTTTGCTAAAGAGCTTTTCCCTCTTTTCTCTCTGCCTTCCTATCGGCGATCAGGTGGAAATTTCCCCTCTCTGCAAAACATTTACATACACATTACTCTGCTTTTTTTATATGAGACCCAGTAATTAATGGAACGCCACTCTTTTTGTCAGGCAATTTACACGACGCCGCTGTctcaattcaatttcaattgcaattgccattcaatttcaattagtTGAGCTGCTCAGACCCTGGGGAAATTTGACTAAGTCTTATCCAGTTGTGGAGTAAGTGCCGCCATGCGAGGTCTATTTCTGAGTCTTATGCTCTTGCTCTTTGCCATAGCGACTTCACGGGCCCTCAACTGCCAGCCGTGTAAATTACTGGAGGCCCGCCAGACACATGCAAACCAAACCCACACGCAGCCAAAGTGAGAAAAGTGAGAAAAGAGGGAGGTGGGGGGGAGCGGTAGCGTTGCAAAAAGAATCAGCAGCTTGTTTGGCTAATTAGCAAAACTTACGCACACACAAAGGCACCATCTTATACCCAAACTCGGAAGAAACAACGATTCCGACACTCAGTCTCAGTTGAACACTCGCAGCGAAGTGTAGTGTACCCCCCATAAATCTCATTTGTTTAAGAGATCCACGGAGCAGAAATGAAGTGCCTGGCTTTGGTGGTCGTCATGGCCATTTTGGTCGCCCTCTTTGCGGGATCCTCGGAGGGCAGCTATTGTCCCTGTGACCTCAAAACAAAGGGGTCGGAGGTGTGCGGCTCCAATGGCGTCACCTTCAAGAATCGCTGTGAGTTCGAGTGCACGCAGCGAAATTACAAGAAGCTTGGAAGGATCCTAAACATCCGAAGCGATGGGCCATgcaatttatagaaatttgtcGATTTTGGATACTAATCAAGCATATTTTTCATACGAGTATCAGTGAGTCAGCAGTCTTCTCCAATTTAAATTGGAGTGCTGTgagataatattttaaatttaataaattactatcaaatattatttactctTATCAAACATAAAATCTTTGTTTTAATCTGTTATCAGTAATTACTTTATAGCTGAGAtagtccaaataaatttaaacaaaactcaGTCTTAGCTGAACACCTGCTGGAATAGGACAACGAGTTCCGCATTTTTCTGATATAATAAGGACTTTCACAGCACAAGTATGAAGTGCCAGGTTTTGGTGGCTCTGTTGGGCCTTTCGCTTATACTTTTTGGGGCATCCACGGAGGCCAGCTACTGTCCCTGCAACCTTTTGAAGGCGGAGGTGTGCGGCACCAATGGCGTAACCTACAAAAACCGGTGCTTTTTTGAATGCACGCAGCGGGAATACAAGAGGCTCGGACGAAATCTAAACATCCGCCGGCTGGGATCTTGTCAAGATAATCGCTATTTTTGAGTTAGTCATTTTTGCTGACTCAAAcggatataattaaaaagattaattaactaaatggTCGACTTCTGGTTGCTTAAAACACATTTGAAATGCACACTTGTCAAAACTAGAGATTCCAAGTTGTTGTGTTTAAATCTTGCAAACTAATGTAGcaaataattcttaaatattcgtatatgtatatatttacagGTTCATTGAGTATATAGTTTAAAGGCAGCAGAATTGTTGCACAAatgattaaaatgtttatgaatttatttttgtttacttgttTAATTTCAAAGGTATTATCTAAGTcgtaattaaaaacaaaagcttttCATTCCCATTTTAAATCTGATTCTCGACGAGGCGCATCGGACTGTATTATATGCAAATAACGCCATTCAATGCTAATTAAAAGCTACTTCGAGTGCGTCATCACCTTAGTAAATCAATTGGCGGCATTTGAGGCAGAGCTTGTTGTCATTGACACTTTGGGTGGAGCTGTTTCTCGAAGGCGGTTCTGGCACCGTATTAACAGTCGCCTCACGCACATCAATCAAGTTTATGCATAATTAATCGCTCGCCAGCATTTATTCGGTTTCCTAGGGGATTGCTGATGGCTGGGATGTGATTTATTAACTCTGCACAGCGGCCTGACTAATTGAAGCTCAATACGTGCGACACAAACATCGAAATTGGGTGCAAACAAGCCACCCACTCCACCGGACCAATACAATAGGCCAAGTAATAACAAGACCCACAGCAAGTCTAATAAAGGTAATGCCCACAATTATGCGATGAGGTTTGGCGACTACTGTTGGTTTTATTACAGGAAGCTGACAGCTGCAGCCCGGAATTTGGTTAGCCAGAACGTTATTAAAAAGATAATAACGAACGGGTTGAATCACGGCAGTAAATGGGTTTTATCTCAGGCGGGGTGAGAAGACTCGTCCAAATTAGAGATTATACAACTGACGAGACAAACAAGACAATTCACAATAATAAGTttgcgaaataaaaaaaactaaaaatgacaacaaaattcatgtttgttttaatactaagattttaaatttttgtccaTAAAAggattttatattattacaatgtgcttgaaatttaaaaattttacattttgtttttctatgtTACTTACTTTTTTTACTTACTAACTTACCTTACTATTAAACGATTAGCTGACTTAATTTGTGCATATTAAAGttagtagttttttttattagatatGTAAAAATTAAGAACATTAAGTGTTTTCAATCattcgtttgtttttaatcgTTTTTACTTTTCATTTGGCATTTGCTTTCTTAACGTAGAGAGATGTTAAACAGCCACAATcgttataaaaatatgcaaaagtagccacaaaaatataaaataaaacgaacaATTTGCTGATaacttttttaagtttttttctaTGCTACTTATACTTATTATGTACAAAAGTGAGCCAATACCGAGAGTGTTATATCAGTCAGTGTCTTGACTGACAGCTTATCTAACAGAATCGTAAGTAGATAATATGATAATATTCCGTCAAAAGAGGATTTCCCCGACCACAGCCATAACAATAACAGCAGATAGTAAAGGTTGGATTGGCTGCAATCGGAAAAACAGGCAAGTAAACAGGGATAGATATGCGGAAATTTACATGTGGAACCTACTTATGACAACGACAATCTCTACAGACGACAACAAACCCGAATCGCTCCTGCCGCTGTCGTTGTAATCGATTTGTGATAACAAGTATTTGATAAGCGTAAACGTATTGACATTAAATAGCAGCCCCTCccccaaaataaaaagcaaagagAGAACCCGCCCGATTCAAATTTGTTGATGCTTAAGGGTTGtcaaagatataaaaaatggATTGGGCGGAAAAGAGGAAAATGCGACTGACGAAAAACCGAAGCATATGTTTAGGCGCGTGTGCTAAATTCGTAAATATCTCGGCCCACCGGCTAAGTGGGAGCTGATTTTTAATATGCCAAGCTGTCGAAGCACCCGAAATTTCCAGatatgattaaatatttacataataaaaaatgtaggccgtgtttttatttattcgagCTGGGAGGAGCCCCAAAAGCCAAATTGAAaagtgctttaaaaaaaaaaaagaattcctGCCTCTCAGAATGTTTTAACACAAAAGGCTTCTGCCGCCTCTGAATCTCGTCCTTTAGCCGCGCGAAGGCAATTCAATCAGCGTCGCGACATGAAAGGCAGTCCCCGTTGTCCTGCAAGGAGCCCACAGACAGGTAAGACAGGTGAGTGAGGGCTGGCCCAGTTTGGGGAGACATACGGCGGATTAGCCGAAGCTTCTGAAAGTGGATGCGGATCCCCTAAAACATTTCGCCTTAACTTTTCACTTTCACCCCGCCCTTTTCACCGTGGGTGCGGCCTCCAAATTACAGCTTTGATTTCGCCGGCAAAGGAATCTCAATGCGagcagccacgccccctgtcAAACCCTTTTCATGTCGTGGTGAAAGCTAAGGCTAAATTATGCCGAGTCTGCTGGGCTATAACATAAGTGAAGACTTCTGCACACATTTGTGCGCGAATTTCCAATACACTTTTAGACAGCCAGGAGCACACGCACTCGCAACCGCAGCATCTATAAACAATGGCAGACCTTTGTTGCTgctaaaatgtttaattaagcTGCCAGATTCAGCCTGGTGTAAGTCTGCAGGGGGATTGGCTGAGGGAAGGGGGTTGTGTTCCATTTGGTCACGCAACAGAAGTTGCGGTTGAAAAGCTGATTCGCCGTATAATTAATGGGCGTTTGTGAAGTTTTGGgcctttttattttgataaatacaatataatttgctaaaattttttttaagttggaAGTCAATCTGAAAATCTagaacaaaatgaaaaatctgTTGATtaaatatagtatatatttatacaatcaaccaattaatatattttatattaaaatatggattaaaaattgaattacaaTTGTCTCAGTAATTCttgctaattaaaataaaaggaaaagatacgccaataaaatttaatttaggtCCAAGTCAAAACATCACAAATTGTAAAATCGTTTAGtttctaaaatttaataatttttttttaatatatatatatataaatatatagatttatTCCTTAAAAACATGATgttgaattataaaaaaatgaatgcattcaatttaattgttttcaagaGCATACAATATAtggtttcttttgtttttaaattttatgattaCCCTAAGGCATTGTTCAGTTCCATTACAATTGAGCTGCATGAAGAATgtaatttacttaaatatcGTAGCCAAGTATTGATTTACTTTCGATATTTCTTTCCGTCcgttttatttttcgattgtgTCAactcgaaaattaaaaaaatgttcttctGTTTGGTCAACTGGCCAGTGTAAAAGCTTTGtggaacaaaaaaagtttaagtgtttaattccatttaaacACTCTTCAAAATGCcacaaaaattggtcaaataTTGGAGCGATAAAATCGCCAAGTCAAATAAACAATACCGGAATTGTAATGCCGGGGGGGCAACAGTATAAAAAGCCGGCCAAATTGGGATGATAATAGAAAACAAGCTTGTTTGTTGACCGCGATGGGTGTAGTAAAAGTAGTTTTCGTGTTAATTGTGTGTCTAGTGGGTATCCTGGCCCACAATCATCAGTCCAAAGAGCAGGATGCCAAGTACAATTGGTGGCAGAACGAGGTCTTCTACCAGATCTACCCGAGATCCTTTCAGGACAGTAACAGCGATGGAATCGGCGATCTTCGGGGCATAACTTCTAGGTTGCAGTACTTCAAGGACACTGGTATCACCTCAGTTTGGCTGAGTCCCATCTACGAGTCACCCATGATGGACTTTGGCTACGACATATCAAACTATACGAACATTCAGCCGGAATATGGAACCCTGGAGGACTTTGACGAGTTGATAGCCAGGGCTAATGAGGTGGGCGTTAAGGTCATCCTGGACTTTGTGCCCAATCACAGCTCGAACAAGCATCCCTGGTTCATCAAGTCAGTGGCTCGAGAGCCGGGCTACGAGGATTTCTATGTGTGGGAGGATGGAGTACTCTTGGAGAACGGCACTCGAGTGCCGCCCAACAATTGGCTGTCGGTCTTTTCCGGATCCGCCTGGATGTGGAACGAGGAGCGGCAGCAGTTCTACCTGAGACAGTTCACCTACGGACAGCCCGACCTGAACTACCGAAATCCGGCCGTAATCCAGGCCATGGACGATGTAATGCTGTTCTGGCTAAACAAGGGAATTGCCGGCTTCCGCATCGATGCCATCATCTATATCTACGAGGATGCTCAGTTGAGGGATGAGCCGCCAAGTGGCACCACCGATGATGCCAACTCTGAGAGCTACTTGGAGCACATCTATACCAGAAACCAACCGGAGGACTACGGTCTTCTTCAGCACTGGCGGGAACTGCTGGACAACTACACGGCCAGCCACGAGGGACCCGTGAGAATAATGATGAGCGAGGGTTACGCCTCCGTGTCCCAGCTAATGGAGTACTACGAAGACGCGAATGGAGTTCAGGGACCAGAGTTTCCCTTCAACTTTGACTTTATCACCGAGCTGAATGCCAACTCGACAGCTGCGGACTTTGTGTTCTACATCTCCAGGTGGCTCATCTATATGCCGCATGGTCATGTGGCCAACTGGGTGATGGGGAACCACGACAATCCTCGAGTGGCATCGCGATTCGGTGAGAAGACAGTGGACGCCATGAATATGCTGCTGATGACACTGCCCGGAATTGCCATTACCTACAATGTGTGTGTATGGACACCTATCTGTTTGGGGTTTGCTTTATTGGCTGTACCTTACATTTCAGGGCGAAGAGTTGGGTATGACGGATTACAGGGACATTAGCTGGAGCGATACCGTGGACCAGCCTGCCTGCGAATCTGGCATCGATAACTACAAGTGGGTCTCTCGAGATCCGGAACGCACACCCATGCAATGGAGCAGTGATCCCAACGCTGGATTCTCCACTGCCGATCGCACTTGGCTGCCTGTCAATCCCAACTACAAGGATCTGAATCTTCGCAACCAGCAGCAGGCGAGgcaaagtcactacaagatcTATCAATCCCTTCTGAAGCTAAGACAGCTGCCGGTTCTCAAGAATGGCACCTTTGTTCCAGAAGTAGTGAATCGCAGGGTATTCGTTTTCAAACGGTGAGTACTTATCAAATGTTTCTGAATGTGTAGTAGTGAAATATTAACACtggttaaatgttaaaaaaaagctaagtaaattaaaatcttttgtactttaaatcaaataggaactattttaaatttaattctttctTGTCAAATGTTTCGGAGTGCATAGTGctaaaatgtttacaatgGTTAAAAAATCTAAGTAGTAGTATAGAAATCTTTCTCTAAATCAAAtaggaatttttttaaatgcaatatttttcacattaactaatataatataatgttaatatgcattgtatttaatattatggtttaatattttattaaatagttaaatatattgtgttgaattcaatagtacaatagaatttttaatttaattttatgtttttatttggaagtTATTTTCGAATTGAATTCAGTAATTACTTGAtgcttatatttttacaacatAATGGAAATACCCACACTCGATGGTATCTtaaattaaaccattaaaagctattatttttttcgaatCGTGATATCAAGTATTCCACCTGCTAGAAACTAAAACTAAGCcagcatattttaatttgtctcCTTTTGTTGTCCTGTATaatcaataattaaataattatttgttataaattaattaattattaatcttatttttttctcatcTCATCTGCAGTGAGCTGAAGGGCGAGTACACTCTGCTGACCATCGTAAACGTGAAGAACCGCACTGAAGTGGTCAATATCAGCCACTATATCGATCAGCCTAATCGGCTGAACGTCCTTGTTGTGGGCGTGGATTCGCAGCACAGGGTGGGGGATCGGCTCAAGGCCGAGGCCATCGAACTGGCACCCTACGAGGGCCTGGTCATTCAGCTGAACAAGCGAAAGTAATCCACACACTACTTGGTATTCAACATTAAAgtactagaaaaaaaaactttccaaTTGTCACAGCGGAGCTTTTCTATTTTCGCATTTGCATGTACATCGagttttcatttcgtttaACAACAAAACACATTTCCACTTACATTAGTGCTTCgcatacattttaattgaattgagaGCACTTGGTGTCTGCCCTTTCTCGAATTGAAAGTCGTATTTCATAATTGTCGTCGGGAATTTTTGTTGACCCTTTTGGGGTTAAGGGCAGCTTATAAATGGTggcacatttaattaaatttccctAAGAGAgatgacataaataaattcggTTGCTGATGGACCCTACTTTGTTttgtcaattattttttatataaattgctGTTCAAATCAGCTGTTATGAACCAGATGAGCAAGGTGATTAGTAAGtgattttaaagcaaaaagtgTTATTTTCTGGCGTTATCTCATTTAGTAATTAGTTCTTTTTTGCGctgattttataattatagttGTCAAGAGTAAATTTTTCAATCTTTATATATAGTGGGTTATGTCAAGCCTGAATTATAGCAAACGATTTGTCAAATTACTTTAAGATGCAGGTAAAAAGCGAACACCTATTTTGTCTTTAGTTCATCGTTTTGCAATAAGCGTTATTCATGTATGCATGTGTTTTGTTGGCactattaatatattttgtagtatTTTTATGTAGTGTTgttacattaaattgtttaattaatgatcccttaaatattttgtttaccaCCCTAGCGCTTTATACAGCATGATCTGCTTCAATTGGTTTGTGGATCTAAAGCTTGTGATCAGCTGGTGGCAATCACGTCCACAAAAGCTTTTATTTCAACGCCGGCAGCTGCTAAAAACTCTTAGTTAtgtggaaaattaaaatgctgtTTAGTTTACTCTGATTTCTTTGAGGTGAGCACAGTGACTTTGGTCTAGATCGGTCGACGACAAATTCTATAAAAAGCCTTAAATGCTTCCACCCATCAGCCGCTATAATATACATTTGCTTGTTAAGTGCAATGTGCCGTAAAATTGGGagaaacaattttgtttactcATTTAACTCGCGCcgcaatttgttttgattggAGCTGATAAAAATCTTCCACTGAATAATAGGCTGATAATTAGACAACGACTaatgcaaaaattattttaattatacgGCAGATTCGCTTTAAAAGTGGCTGCCAAACTGGCAAATCGCGAACACAACGAATTGAAAACTTGGCCGAAATGCTCGCTCCACTCATCCAAATCCTTCTTTTTAGTCTGCTAAATTCCGGCTCCACAATGGCCGGTCTGGTGAAGAGCGAATCGGAGGACTTTATCGACTGGTGGCAGCACACGGTCTTCTATCAGATCTATCCGAGGTCCTTCAAGGACAGCAATGGCGATGGCATCGGCGACCTGCGGGGCATCACCTCCAAGCTGCCCTATTTGGCGGACACTGGCATTAGGGCCACTTGGTTGAGTCCCATTTTCCAGTCGCCCATGGTCGATTTTGGCTACGACATATCGGACTACAAGCAGATCCAGCCGGAATATGGCACCATGCAGGACTTTGATGAGCTCATTGACACCGCCTACGAACTGGGCATCAAGGTCATCCTGGACTTTGTGCCCAATCACAGCTCGGATCAGCATGAATGGTTCAAGAAGTCCGCTGCCAGGGAGCCTGGCTACGAGGATTTCTATGTGTGGGAAGATGGCATCGTGCAGGAGAATGGCACTCGAGTTCCTCCCAACAACTGGCCATCGGTTTTCTATGGTTCTGCTTGGGAGTGGCACGAAGGGCGCCAGCAGTACTACCTGCACCAGTTCACCAAGGAGCAGCCCGACTTGAATTTCCGAAATCCCAAGGTAGTTCAGGCCATGGACGATGTGATACTCTTCTGGTTGAACAAGGGCGTGGCTGGCTTTCGTATTGATGCAGTGAATCATCTCTTTGAGGATGAATCTCTTAGGGATGAGCCGTTAAGCGGCAAGTCCACGGACCCTCTGTCCTATGAGTACACCAAACACATCTACTCGAGGGATCTGCCCGAGGTCTTGGAAATGGTTCAGCATTGGAGGAAACTTCTGGAGGACTTCAGTGCCAAGCACCCCGAGAAACCCACACGCATCATGATGACGGAGGCTTATGCCGGACTCACCCAACTGTCGGACTACTACGAGGACGCCAACGGGGTACGGGGCTCCCATCTGCCCTTCAACTTCCACTTTATCACGGACGTCAAAGGCGACTCGGATGCGCGTGACTATGTCTACAACGTGGAGAAGTGGCTGATCTACATGCCGCGCGGGCACGCGGCCAACTGGGTCATGGGCAACCACGACAACCCGCGGGTCGCCTCCCGATTCGGTTC
This genomic stretch from Drosophila gunungcola strain Sukarami unplaced genomic scaffold, Dgunungcola_SK_2 000001F, whole genome shotgun sequence harbors:
- the LOC128262743 gene encoding uncharacterized protein LOC128262743, coding for MRGLFLSLMLLLFAIATSRALNCQPCKLLEARQTHANQTHTQPK
- the LOC128262742 gene encoding uncharacterized protein LOC128262742, with the translated sequence MKCLALVVVMAILVALFAGSSEGSYCPCDLKTKGSEVCGSNGVTFKNRCEFECTQRNYKKLGRILNIRSDGPCNL
- the LOC128262738 gene encoding maltase 1, with the translated sequence MGVVKVVFVLIVCLVGILAHNHQSKEQDAKYNWWQNEVFYQIYPRSFQDSNSDGIGDLRGITSRLQYFKDTGITSVWLSPIYESPMMDFGYDISNYTNIQPEYGTLEDFDELIARANEVGVKVILDFVPNHSSNKHPWFIKSVAREPGYEDFYVWEDGVLLENGTRVPPNNWLSVFSGSAWMWNEERQQFYLRQFTYGQPDLNYRNPAVIQAMDDVMLFWLNKGIAGFRIDAIIYIYEDAQLRDEPPSGTTDDANSESYLEHIYTRNQPEDYGLLQHWRELLDNYTASHEGPVRIMMSEGYASVSQLMEYYEDANGVQGPEFPFNFDFITELNANSTAADFVFYISRWLIYMPHGHVANWVMGNHDNPRVASRFGEKTVDAMNMLLMTLPGIAITYNGEELGMTDYRDISWSDTVDQPACESGIDNYKWVSRDPERTPMQWSSDPNAGFSTADRTWLPVNPNYKDLNLRNQQQARQSHYKIYQSLLKLRQLPVLKNGTFVPEVVNRRVFVFKRELKGEYTLLTIVNVKNRTEVVNISHYIDQPNRLNVLVVGVDSQHRVGDRLKAEAIELAPYEGLVIQLNKRK
- the LOC128262741 gene encoding serine protease inhibitor Kazal-type 13 — protein: MKCQVLVALLGLSLILFGASTEASYCPCNLLKAEVCGTNGVTYKNRCFFECTQREYKRLGRNLNIRRLGSCQDNRYF
- the LOC128262740 gene encoding serine protease inhibitor Kazal-type 2-like, which produces MKFLSILLALCLFLALAVSPIRSDDDVAEKEFCPCPRNFDPVCGSDLNTYPNRCEFDCKRRKVERQGRSMGILRSGNC